The Hypanus sabinus isolate sHypSab1 chromosome 5, sHypSab1.hap1, whole genome shotgun sequence genome has a segment encoding these proteins:
- the LOC132394779 gene encoding zinc-binding protein A33-like: MKAYSRLFEPRPFGRIRRSQRKKAALNEIWNTLKERQKAIASAQIKQKLNMAEVEKAFVTEMDQIRLCFAEMTELLRGKVQSLAEGLEEKKQNILKRMELRLEEIQEGLTRIGVDLPKAEEQLQDEDSFQLLQGFSELRCPQDLRPLEYISEDLSLDLPSGLLKYGLWKELGAVISPGSGPLTLNPATASPWLSLSGDLSSTGPRPEKRPLPEDPLRFDPSPCVLALGGFVMGRHYWEVKVGHKISWTVGVASELARRKGSIVLSPTHGYWTLGLRNGVTYKAFTGVSDELHLELQPRVVGVYLDYEGGRVSFYNADGMSHLHTYHDRFSQRLFPFFSPGATLGGRNAEPLRLLLSSTGDPGPRLAGPPEPEREDAILAAPRGDPSDGFPGRRWDWVCSALLISLAAAWPGRADFLEVYLVCCGVLGFSGLWWSLLDNRNLAGISWRFCGVLGHAGLSCFLLASAGLPGTCLVGLSFFGWCLSSRGYTVSSWLAVSFGGFLGLLWLLDNNTWIWWVCCGVLGYAGTFLSLLGCDNVALVCWWCCGTQGYVGLCLLLLCSSPLWGLFWIVSGMVGLRLSRRGSTHSPWALMGLLSYNAVWCVLVGNAELSAMSLGIGTLAWWPCSRPHSS; the protein is encoded by the exons GCTGCTCTGAATGAGATCTGGAACACACTGAAGGAGAGGCAGAAGGCCATTGCCAGTGCCCAGATTAAACAGAAGCTGAACATGGCTGAGGTGGAG AAGGCTTTTGTGACTGAGATGGACCAGATTCGACTCTGCTTTGCTGAAATGACAGAGCTCTTGAGAGGAAAAGTCCAAAGTCTGGCCGAAGGGCTGGAAGAAAAGAAGCAGAACATCTTGAAAAGGATGGAATTGAGACTGGAAGAAATCCAGGAAGGTCTGACACGCATCGGAGTGGACCTGCCAAAGGCAGAGGAACAGCTGCAGGATGAAGACAGTTTTCAGCTGCTGCAG GGATTCTCAGAGCTGAG GTGTCCACAAGACCTGCGGCCTTTAGAATATATATCTGAAGATCTCTCTCTGGACTTACCAAGTGGCCTTTTAAAGTACGGTTTGTGGAAAGAGTTGGGAGCTGTCATCAGTCCAG GCTCTGGCCCACTGACTCTTAACCCGGCCACAGCCAGCCCGTGGCTCTCCTTATCCGGGGATCTGAGCAGCACGGGGCCCCGGCCCGAGAAGCGGCCGCTGCCCGAAGACCCGCTGAGGTTTGACCCCAGTCCCTGTGTCCTTGCTCTCGGAGGGTTTGTGATGGGGAGGCACTACTGGGAGGTGAAGGTGGGCCACAAGATCTCCTGGACTGTCGGGGTGGCGAGCGAGCTGGCCAGGAGGAAGGGCAGCATTGTGCTGTCTCCCACCCATGGATATTGGACTCTGGGACTCAGGAACGGGGTGACATACAAGGCCTTCACCGGTGTCTCGGACGAGCTCCACCTGGAGCTGCAGCCCCGGGTAGTGGGGGTTTACCTGGACTACGAGGGGGGCCGGGTATCCTTTTATAACGCCGATGGGATGTCCCACCTCCACACCTACCACGACCGGTTCAGCCAGAGGCTCTTCCCGTTCTTCAGCCCAGGAGCGACGCTGGGTGGCAGGAACGCCGAGCCCCTCCGGCTGCTCCTTTCTTCTACCGGCGATCCCGGCCCGAGGCTGGCTGGGCCACCAGAGCCCGAACGAGAGGATGCCATCCTTGCGGCTCCACGCGGGGACCCCAGCGACGGGTTCCCGGGCAGGCGCTGGGACTGGGTCTGCTCCGCCCTGCTAATCTCCCTCGCCGCCGCCTGGCCGGGAAGAGCCGACTTCCTGGAGGTTTACTTGGTCTGCTGTGGTGTGCTGGGGTTTTCCGGCCTGTGGTGGTCTCTGCTGGATAACAGGAACCTGGCTGGGATCTCTTGGCGGTTCTGTGGTGTGCTGGGCCACGCTGGGCTCTCTTGCTTCCTGCTGGCTTCTGCTGGGCTCCCTGGAACCTGCCTGGTTGGGCTGAGTTTCTTCGGGTGGTGTCTGTCATCCCGAGGTTACACAGTCTCTTCCTGGCTGGCGGTGAGCTTCGGGGGCTTTCTGGGGCTCCTGTGGCTGTTGGACAATAATACTTGGATCTGGTGGGTCTGCTGTGGTGTGCTGGGATATGCTGGAACATTCTTATCATTGCTGGGCTGTGACAATGTCGCCCTGGTCTGCTGGTGGTGTTGTGGCACCCAGGGTTACGTTGGCTTGTGCCTTCTCCTGCTGTGCTCCTCTCCGCTCTGGGGTCTATTCTGGATCGTATCGGGCATGGTGGGGCTGCGTTTGTCCCGGAGGGGCTCCACACACAGCCCGTGGGCTCTGATGGGCCTGCTGTCCTACAATGCAGTGTGGTGTGTGCTGGTGGGCAACGCTGAGCTCTCTGCGATGTCCCTGGGCATCGGCACCTTAGCGTGGTGGCCGTGCTCCCGTCCTCACAGCAGCTGA